The following are encoded in a window of Pseudofrancisella aestuarii genomic DNA:
- a CDS encoding aldo/keto reductase, whose translation MKYVKLGKTNIKVSRICLGTMTWGRQNTQAEGFEQMDYALSKGVNFWDTAEMYAIPPTPETYGKTEEIIGNWFASTKKRQEVILATKFSAMPWARNEENPTTNRKNIIEAVDNSLKRLKTDYIDLYQFHWPTNRPHYHFGNWWDFVPAVGDIQKEKITENMIEMLETCDELVKAGKIKHIGLSDDSAWGIKHLCDLAEKHNLPRIQSIQNEYNLNRRRDETDVMETCGLEEVTYLTWSPLEQGILTGKYLNGARPRGTRMSPEILAGQEDRYMFRLVTKDAAVKAYMDVAKKHNLDMCQMAIAFTIRRAYMPVTIIGATSMEQLKNNIDAINLTLSEEVLNDIEKVRREYPVPF comes from the coding sequence ATGAAATATGTCAAACTAGGTAAAACTAATATTAAAGTAAGTAGAATTTGTTTAGGAACTATGACTTGGGGTAGACAAAATACTCAAGCAGAAGGATTTGAGCAAATGGATTATGCTTTAAGTAAAGGTGTTAATTTTTGGGATACAGCTGAGATGTATGCGATTCCCCCTACTCCAGAAACTTATGGAAAAACTGAAGAAATAATAGGTAATTGGTTTGCCTCTACTAAGAAGAGACAAGAAGTTATATTAGCTACTAAATTTTCAGCGATGCCTTGGGCAAGAAATGAAGAAAATCCAACTACTAATAGAAAAAATATTATTGAAGCAGTAGATAATAGTCTAAAGCGTTTAAAAACTGATTATATTGATCTTTATCAATTTCATTGGCCAACGAATAGACCTCATTATCATTTCGGTAATTGGTGGGATTTTGTGCCAGCAGTTGGAGATATTCAGAAAGAAAAAATTACTGAAAATATGATAGAAATGCTTGAAACTTGTGATGAGCTAGTAAAAGCTGGAAAAATAAAACATATTGGGTTATCTGATGATTCTGCTTGGGGAATAAAACACTTGTGTGATCTAGCTGAGAAACATAATCTTCCTCGTATTCAAAGTATTCAAAATGAATATAACTTAAATAGAAGAAGAGATGAAACAGATGTTATGGAAACTTGTGGATTAGAGGAAGTAACATATTTAACATGGTCTCCACTTGAGCAAGGTATATTAACTGGCAAATACTTAAATGGAGCTAGACCAAGAGGCACTAGAATGTCTCCTGAAATATTAGCTGGTCAAGAGGATCGCTATATGTTTAGATTAGTTACAAAAGATGCAGCTGTAAAAGCATATATGGATGTAGCTAAAAAACATAATTTAGATATGTGTCAAATGGCTATAGCATTCACTATCAGAAGAGCTTATATGCCAGTTACTATTATTGGTGCTACATCTATGGAGCAATTAAAAAATAATATAGATGCTATTAATCTAACTTTGTCTGAAGAAGTATTAAACGATATTGAAAAAGTTAGAAGAGAGTACCCTGTTCCTTTTTAA
- a CDS encoding anthranilate synthase component II produces the protein MILYIDHYDSFTNTIVDYINYLGFSVDVKKTDDKIPSLEKYSHIIIGPGPGHPDEVTNQYQVIKYCEEHNVSLLGICLGHQLIAQYYGANIIKAKHIFHGRNSIINQTNDSYLYRGLPNSFEVTRYHSLIVDELIFPLQITSKTNDNEIMSFEHETKKMYGVQYHPEAYLTEYGLEILKNFLA, from the coding sequence ATGATTCTCTATATTGACCATTATGACTCTTTTACAAATACTATTGTAGATTATATTAATTATTTAGGCTTTTCTGTAGATGTAAAAAAAACTGATGATAAAATTCCAAGCTTAGAAAAATATAGCCATATCATAATAGGGCCTGGTCCTGGCCATCCTGATGAAGTAACTAACCAATATCAAGTTATTAAATATTGTGAAGAACATAATGTATCTTTATTAGGCATATGCTTAGGGCATCAATTAATAGCTCAATACTATGGTGCTAATATAATAAAAGCAAAACATATTTTTCATGGTAGAAACTCTATAATAAATCAAACTAATGATAGTTACTTGTATAGAGGTTTACCAAATAGTTTTGAAGTTACCCGTTACCATTCATTAATAGTTGATGAACTCATTTTCCCTTTACAAATAACTTCTAAAACTAATGATAATGAGATAATGTCTTTTGAGCATGAAACCAAAAAAATGTATGGAGTTCAATATCATCCAGAAGCTTATTTAACAGAATATGGTTTAGAGATTTTAAAGAATTTTTTAGCTTAA
- a CDS encoding chorismate-binding protein: MMNNKFPEFAIFENSLTNKNSYYFTDPVEEVIATDETSLNNAFDKIANLQKHGFYLAGYISYEASYYLNNNFKKLRRNNDGVLLHFVAFKSLSQNIPSQESFNSIDVLLDSISFKDYEKGFSTVMKALEDGESYQVNYTKMLDGHTNLTGLELYTKLKKQQPVKYGAYLPFAENEIISISPELFFKKKDKKLIVNPMKGTARLTNDPEKNIQIYNELENSAKDKSENLIIVDLLRNDMSAICDNHTVKVDKAFTIEKYNNLLQMTSEISGDICKNTTLKQILDKLFPCGSITGAPKKRTMEIIKRVEKENRGVYTGSIGYILPNNDMCFNVAIRTLQKHGKNIKIGVGGGITVYSECQLEWQEMLTKINFIKQIYKPDFKLIESMYFYNSFTYLDMHLNRLKETAERLFFDINININYIVQQLLDYATENLESEKAYKVRLEYDYLGNLLLEHIEIDNSIQKLNALIVCPEIIDSNNKLFKYKTTHHSTRGFYTKMHNKYINDLQTIELLFINEKGNVTETRFHNIVIEINDKKYTPKLADGVLDGIYRKKLIESGEVSAKSISLEELKKADKIYIINSVRGMSLAYLKD, from the coding sequence ATGATGAATAATAAATTTCCAGAATTCGCAATCTTTGAAAATTCTCTGACAAATAAAAATAGTTATTATTTTACAGACCCTGTAGAGGAAGTTATTGCTACAGATGAAACTTCACTAAACAATGCTTTTGATAAAATAGCAAATTTACAAAAACATGGCTTTTATTTAGCTGGTTATATTAGCTATGAAGCAAGTTACTATTTAAATAATAATTTTAAAAAGTTAAGAAGAAATAATGATGGAGTATTATTACATTTTGTAGCTTTTAAAAGCTTATCTCAAAATATTCCCTCTCAAGAAAGTTTTAATAGTATAGATGTATTATTAGATAGCATATCTTTTAAAGATTATGAAAAAGGTTTTTCTACAGTAATGAAAGCTTTAGAAGATGGTGAGAGTTATCAAGTAAATTATACAAAAATGCTAGATGGGCATACTAATTTAACTGGACTTGAATTGTATACAAAACTTAAAAAGCAGCAACCTGTTAAATATGGAGCTTATTTACCATTTGCTGAAAATGAAATTATTTCAATATCTCCAGAACTCTTCTTTAAAAAAAAGGATAAGAAATTAATAGTAAACCCCATGAAAGGCACTGCTAGATTAACGAATGATCCCGAAAAAAATATCCAAATTTATAATGAATTAGAAAATTCTGCTAAAGATAAATCTGAAAACCTTATTATTGTAGATCTTCTTAGAAATGATATGTCTGCTATCTGTGATAATCATACAGTTAAAGTTGATAAAGCATTTACTATAGAAAAATATAATAATCTTCTACAAATGACTTCTGAGATATCTGGAGATATTTGTAAAAATACGACATTAAAACAGATTCTAGATAAACTTTTTCCTTGCGGCTCAATTACAGGCGCACCTAAAAAACGCACTATGGAAATTATCAAAAGAGTAGAAAAAGAGAATAGGGGAGTTTATACAGGCTCTATTGGCTATATTTTACCCAATAATGATATGTGCTTTAATGTAGCAATTAGAACTCTCCAAAAACATGGAAAAAATATAAAAATAGGTGTTGGAGGAGGAATAACTGTTTACTCTGAATGCCAGTTAGAATGGCAAGAAATGCTTACTAAAATCAACTTTATTAAGCAAATCTATAAGCCTGATTTTAAACTTATAGAAAGTATGTATTTTTATAATAGTTTTACATATTTAGATATGCACCTAAATCGCTTAAAAGAAACAGCTGAGAGATTATTCTTTGATATCAATATCAATATAAATTATATTGTTCAGCAACTATTAGATTATGCTACTGAAAACCTAGAATCTGAAAAAGCATATAAAGTTAGATTAGAGTATGATTATTTAGGAAATTTACTACTTGAACATATTGAAATAGATAACTCTATACAAAAGCTAAATGCTCTTATAGTTTGTCCTGAAATTATTGATTCTAATAATAAACTCTTTAAGTATAAAACTACTCATCATTCAACTCGTGGTTTTTATACAAAAATGCATAACAAATATATTAATGATCTTCAAACTATAGAACTTCTTTTTATAAATGAAAAAGGAAATGTAACAGAAACAAGATTTCATAATATAGTTATAGAAATTAACGATAAAAAATATACTCCTAAATTAGCTGATGGAGTATTAGATGGGATATATAGAAAAAAACTTATTGAAAGTGGAGAAGTTTCTGCAAAAAGTATATCATTAGAGGAACTTAAAAAAGCTGATAAAATATATATCATAAATAGTGTTAGAGGTATGTCTTTAGCTTATTTAAAGGACTAA
- a CDS encoding nitrilase-related carbon-nitrogen hydrolase, translating to MSKITKILFIAVAIFFANSVFAEKVKVAAIQLTAKQQSLDELESTITKYATDAKAQGANIIVFPEDDMLNLVYDKHWKKDSLLELAKQYDDLKTFISSLSRKLDVYIIGGTTAQVKADGKLYNTALIGIPSGYVIEHDKIYLTPGEVKVGYDGSGNDILVINTKYGRIAILICYTSEFANISYALGQVEPDLIIVPSYTDNIYGLNRVHAAIRMLTIQNYAYGLVVGMVSNRDKNNLEGADGVAQMLFLTPQQKDFPVGEMAKGKFNQEQMLIETFDIDKLHSTREEFEAYPNKDALDTQKTISVKTIGFK from the coding sequence GTGTCAAAAATAACAAAAATTTTATTTATCGCAGTTGCTATATTTTTTGCTAATTCAGTTTTTGCTGAAAAAGTAAAAGTAGCAGCTATACAGTTAACTGCAAAGCAACAATCTTTAGATGAGTTAGAGAGCACAATAACGAAATATGCTACAGATGCTAAAGCTCAAGGTGCAAATATTATAGTTTTTCCTGAGGATGATATGCTAAACCTTGTATATGATAAACATTGGAAAAAAGATAGCCTTCTTGAATTAGCAAAACAGTATGATGATCTAAAAACTTTTATTTCTAGTTTATCTAGAAAGCTTGATGTTTATATTATTGGTGGTACAACAGCACAAGTTAAAGCTGACGGTAAACTATACAATACAGCATTAATAGGTATACCAAGTGGTTATGTTATTGAGCATGATAAGATTTATCTAACACCAGGTGAGGTGAAAGTTGGCTATGATGGTAGTGGTAATGACATCCTTGTTATAAATACAAAATATGGTCGAATAGCTATATTAATTTGTTACACTAGTGAGTTTGCTAATATTTCATACGCTTTAGGGCAGGTTGAACCTGATCTTATTATAGTTCCTTCATATACAGATAATATTTATGGCTTAAACCGTGTTCATGCAGCTATTAGAATGTTAACTATACAAAATTATGCTTATGGTTTAGTTGTTGGTATGGTTTCTAATAGAGATAAAAATAATCTAGAAGGTGCCGATGGTGTTGCACAAATGCTATTTTTAACTCCTCAACAAAAAGATTTTCCTGTTGGAGAGATGGCAAAAGGTAAATTTAATCAAGAACAAATGTTAATAGAAACTTTTGACATAGATAAATTGCATTCAACACGTGAAGAGTTTGAAGCTTATCCAAACAAAGATGCTCTTGATACTCAAAAAACTATTTCTGTCAAAACTATAGGTTTTAAATAG
- a CDS encoding YbgA family protein gives MQKILIGVSSCLLGNNVRYNAGNCHKAYITNNYAKYFDYKVVCPEVSAGLGVPRKTMFLVENLEKNILAVKTNKEHKDVTDTLQESCNKLIWGLGQVYGFILKAKSPSCGVDTARVFDEDHKYTGFKADGLFVRALRKYDLLLPIEDDGRLNDKGIREHFLKRVFCYYDLKTNFMATKDVKEMTDYHSKHKILLRMHNNMIKKQLGNMLSSTASNNDLTKVKEEYIKIFMQTISKPVNRGNHYMALQNVLREINKRVSKSQRQYLQEILNKYKNSQVNWDVPVSIIKMYLVDLDLPYLEKQSYLNPYPEDLEYFNSEDT, from the coding sequence ATGCAAAAAATATTAATAGGAGTTAGTAGCTGTCTCTTAGGAAATAATGTACGTTACAATGCTGGTAACTGTCATAAAGCTTATATTACAAATAATTATGCTAAATATTTTGATTATAAAGTGGTTTGTCCTGAGGTTTCTGCTGGTTTAGGTGTTCCTAGAAAGACAATGTTTTTAGTAGAAAATTTAGAAAAAAATATCTTAGCTGTAAAAACAAATAAAGAGCATAAAGATGTTACAGATACATTACAAGAAAGCTGTAATAAATTAATTTGGGGCTTAGGGCAAGTATATGGTTTTATTCTAAAAGCAAAATCGCCTAGTTGTGGAGTAGATACAGCTAGAGTATTTGATGAAGACCATAAATATACGGGATTTAAAGCAGATGGCTTGTTTGTTAGAGCATTAAGAAAATATGATCTACTTTTACCAATAGAAGATGATGGAAGACTAAATGATAAAGGTATTAGAGAGCATTTTCTAAAAAGAGTATTTTGTTACTATGACTTGAAAACAAATTTTATGGCAACAAAAGATGTAAAAGAAATGACAGATTATCATTCTAAACATAAGATTCTACTTAGAATGCATAATAATATGATCAAAAAGCAGCTAGGTAATATGCTTTCTAGTACAGCTAGTAATAATGATTTAACTAAAGTAAAAGAAGAATATATAAAAATATTCATGCAAACAATTAGTAAGCCAGTAAATCGGGGTAATCATTATATGGCTTTACAAAATGTTCTTAGAGAAATAAATAAAAGAGTCTCTAAATCTCAAAGACAATATCTACAAGAAATACTTAATAAATATAAAAATTCTCAAGTAAATTGGGATGTCCCTGTTAGTATCATAAAAATGTATTTAGTTGATTTAGATCTACCATATTTAGAAAAACAAAGTTATCTTAATCCTTACCCAGAAGATTTAGAATATTTTAATTCTGAAGATACATAG